CCTTGGGCACCCGTTCTGACCTCATTGATAGATCTCCAACCCATTTTCTTCTGTTCTCGTGCCATGCAATAGCAGCTGCACCATTTAATAGCTCTACCATATTAGTAACACAAGAAAAATCAGAATGTCTAAACTCATAAATTTTGGATCAGCTTTTTTCCTGGGATCACCAAGAATAGAAAATCCGTGTTTATGTAAAAGAAGGTTACAGCCACCTCAGCTTGCAGGTTGCTCATTTTTATTGAGTGCATTAAGGTAACTCCTCTAGCGAATAGAGTTTCTCCGCTGAAGTATATCCTCTTCCCTAAATCCAGGGACATCAAACTGGGGGAAGCTGGCTAACGAGAGGAATCATTTCTTTCAATGTAAAGAACAAGAAGGCTGAAGATTACTGTGCGATAGTTGATATCAGCACAGCGGTATAGTGACAGTCAACAGAAAAATGAATCTAGTCTAGATTGTTTCCTTAAAGTCCTCCTCAGCCGTAGAATAAACAGAGCATGTTCACCAACAAGTGAAACTCCTTAACTAAAACAAAAAAATTGCCTCGATCAGTTGAAGAGATTTGTTTCTAAATTCTCAAAAGGGTCAGAGAACAAACCGTGATTGACAAATAAAGGAGGGCTTTTGTTATTTTCTGGAGGCTTCTTTGTTTCTCTTGTAGATGTATATCTTTCTACGGGCAGCTTCTCAATATAACACGAATTTCCAGTATCTACTTCCATGACCCTCGGAACTGAAAAATCATTCCCTTCCAGATGATTACAAAGCAATTGCTGACCTGCTCATTTattaaaaggcctctttgaatAAATCATactgtaaaaaaataataataattcttgCTGCAGCAGTGAATTATAGAATATACCAAGTAAAAGCAGAAAAAAACTAGTAATGAAATGTTAAGAGACCATGTAAAGCAGCTATACTCTTTCGGCCCATACATTTTGCTTTTAGGTAGAAAACATTAAATTATTAGTGTAACATCATGCCTTGAATGCCAGTAATTTTGTGCGACCTGATGTTAACCTTAAACTTATCGACAAACATAGTCTTAGGTCGTTCCTGTTTATTCTTTTGTAAAGCTGAAATATAGAAGCAAATTCTACCTAAACTCATTTTATAGTTAAATTGCTTTGATCTCTGGTACTTAATTGAAGAACACCAGATGTCATCCAGAGGTGCGTTCAGAATTAAACTCAAGCTTATTTTGAGAGAGAGAAAACACTTCATTCGAAAGAACAGCTGAAATTTCTTAAGTAATTCCCAACAGCTGCTGAGATGCAGTAACATTTTCATTTGTGCTAATTTAATTTCTATATCTTGATTAAAAAGTATCAATGCTAATTGCAATTGGTTGTTCAGGTCCCTCAATGTCAACAAGCATCAAAATTTAGCTTTTAGTTCTACATCCAAGAGAATAAATGGAGGAAAAAGGGAGAACACCGTAGCTATGCCATAAAATAGAAAGGATTAAGAATATTATATATTTCAAGAGCTAGACTAGTTGGCGATACAAGTAAGAATAGTCTCAACAAAAAAAAGTTGATGGAATTGGACCTTAAAAATGATTACGCAAGCCGCTAATTTGGTGTAGTTAGaaagataaagataaaagaaTTAACTGAGTGTCTGATCAATTAAGCCTTGCAGGATATAGAGCCATTTGTTCCACGTAATGGGAGTCTTCATCTAAATCTTTCATATCCCACCCCATTAgtgcatttatttatttattattattttttactcttttacAAGCACTTATTTGCTCTGAACATGTTTGGTTAATTCAAATTTTGTACCGCGTCTTAAAATAACTAAGATGCAGTTTTCTGCGAATGTGACCTTCCAGCCTCCACCAAACTACTACTACCGCCAGCCACCAGCCCACCACCACCAACCACTGCTAGCAGTGACCATTGTACAGCCGTCACCATCTGTCACCACTGCACAACCACCACCAACCACTACTTTCACTAACTGCCACCATCAATCACTTCCACCCACCATCAATCCAGCAACCACTACCGCACAATCATCACCAAGCCACCACCGCCACTGCACAACCATCACCATCGACCACCATTGCTACTTTTTAGCTAGTGTTTTATCAACAAATCCATTTTTACAACACTGTACAAATTAAGattctttttaatatttttgtgaatataatatttaattattattttatttgaacTTCTTATTTATTAATTTTGAATAAAAAATAGACGATACACTTTTAGATGCTGAGAAAACAGCCGTTTTACTTATCCAGTGTTCAAAATTAGAGTCAACATCTTAACAATCAGAtatgtgtgcagatccagacaTCTTAATCTTGAAAAAAGTAAAACAAACACGGCCTAAGCTCTGCCACTGGCAACAAGATCTAATATACCATCTTTTCCAACATTAACGACAAGCTATACTAGACTACAAAGAAATCAGATTCGACGTTCCATAGACTAATAATGAGTTAAAGATAATCCATAGTTTGAGCTTCAAAACCAGTAACATTGACATCCTTAAATGATATAAAATTGTTACCTTTTCAGTATCGAACGAAACTTTTGCAAACTGCCCTAGATTAACAACTCGCCGCACTGCACAAGGCTTTCATCTAAACCAAACAAAGAAACAAGCTTTTAATTAAGTGTATGCATAACCTGATATATAATAAACATACTAAAATTGACCATTATCCTCCAACTACACTATGTTGCATCCAAGTCAATCCAAAATCAAAAAACCAACTTATATCAATCTTTTCAATAACTCTACAGCAAAAAAAACAATTCTGCTTCCCATTCAGCTgccaaaaactatttttttttcttcttaacttGAAAATCTTGATAGACAAGTCAAGCCCTGAATATCTCAGTAATTTAGTTTGTACCCAATTTATCATTCATTGAAGTTTTAAAACTTAAGCAATTAAGAAATCCAATAACTATTTCAATCAAACACAAAAACCCAGTTAAACCCATAACTCTTTTAACATTTAAAAGCAAACGGCATCATCTGAACAATTATAGATCAATGCAACATACCAAGTGCATGCAAGattaaccaaatataacaatatatatatatatatatatatatatatatatatatatatatatatatatatatatatttaaaaaaacgaaaaaagaaataaacaaataattaaaaatgcaagaaagaaaaaggaaaacaataaaaataaagaaaggaaaaaagaaaggagaatgatAAGTAAAGAGTACCTTTTTACTGTGAAGACAACCAAGAAAAAAGggaggaaagaaagaaagaaagtagTAGGCCAAGTGGGTATTTATAGAAGAAGTTCTTAAAAGGGTCCCACGAGGGAATTAAAAATCATTTTCTTgacttttcttcatttttttctctaTTCCGTATAATTGTGGTGGGTGGTAAATTCGTTTTTATTTTTCGGATTCGAGTTATtagaataaaattattgttaacagAGAACCACATTACCAGGGGCGGAGGTACTATTTTAATTTCGGGTTCGGACGAATCCAATAATTTTTGTTTAGGCCCGCCCTGtaagaaaatttattaaatatgtatgaATATTCAATTACAAACCCAGTAACGAAAATGAATTATAGGTTCAGTGGCATTAAGAACTCATAAAATTCAAATCCTGGTTCCGCCTCTGCATATTACCTTCTAACATTGGCGGAGCCACGTATAACTAAGGCGTGTCAACTTACATGAAAATTATATTGTTTTGCTAGgtaaaaaattttaatttatgcaTATATATTCTATGTTGAATAAATGAATCCTTTGGCTTTTTCGTgtgttcaaatttttaatttttactccccttaactgaaaaagaaaaaagaaaaaaaaaactaactcgGCCACTGCTCCTAAAGTagaattttccaacttaagtccAAATTAGTCTAGccccaaaataaataaataacaaagaaaatcatttttgctctttactctttttttatttttttctgccTTGATTTGGTAGCATCATGTTTTCAGTTGTCCGCAGTTTGGTTGCTCAGATTCATACTGTCATTTTCAACGTCTCTCTCTAAATGACGTGGCTTTTGTCTTTGTAAGGGGATAAAGCTATGTTGTATGAAATGACTGAAAACACCTTACACCAACCTTATTGACAGGGTTATTTGTGTCTTTCCAGCTTGTTGTGATTTGGAATGGAAGTTTAATAGAATCTAATTGGATCTATGGTGGGGacaatgaaaattattttttggtttttattgATTGCTGAGTCATGTCAACAAAAAGTGTTAGGAACTAGtattgaaaaaattaaaaatatttaatgatATTAAACTAAGACAAATTTATATAAGACGACGTGGATATTGTCGCCACAAATAGACAACTCTAACTTACTTAAAATTGAAACGTAATATTTTCTCTAGttatttttttgtcattttaacCAACAAATTTGGTCCAAatatttgttgtttaaaaataaaaaatagattaaTTACTCCAAGAAGACATATAGCCAAATATTATTCATAAAGATAAGAATAATTAGTAAGTATAATTTATAGTTGATgctattaaattattttctttatggtgtctcaagtcttAAACGACAAATAAAAAGGATTGACATAGAGGCAATTTCATGATTTAAACTTGAAACGTTCTATCTTAAAGTTTTTAGCATTGCATTAATTTTCTTGTAAAAATTATGATTCAAAATTTAATGTCTATTAAAAAAATTCTAATATTGCTTATATTTTTATTTCGTGTTCAAATATCAATATTAGAATTCAATTAAATCCATAAAAAATACACTCCATCCGCCTCTATCAGGCGAAGTAATagtcttttaaataaaaaaaatagatttccaaaaacaaaaaaaaaatcatcaatcccTACAATAATTTTATTGTATCTACTATCTCCTATGCATAGTGACTCACTCACTACGAACAAGagataaataaaaattataaagtgGATAATGACtacgaaaatgataagaaattCAGAAATGGAAAGATATCAAATTATTAATACCAAACCATATTGTTacaagtgttttaaaaggcgtgggcgtaaggcgagacattttacatatgcctcagcgaggcgtaagccccggGGCATGGGGCGTAAACCCcatatgtatttaatttttaatattttataaaataatgtaatgacaataaatatttataaacatgtaaaattgcataaaaaatgaagaaaactataaatatgtgaaatatatacacaaaaaactagtcaaacaatctattatacgctacttacaagcaATGTTTTAAAAAACGGGAGCGTGAGGCGGGGCGTTTTACTTGATATGGAGCAAGGCGTAAGCCTGGAGGCGGGGGACGTAAGCCCCATGgatctttaaaaattttaatttataaattaataaaataacgtaataacacaaaaaaatataaaatataaattaaaagttaaaaattaaaggaactcacataaaaaaaatatctagCATGATTCTTAAGTATAACTAATGCATACAAATCACGTATAAtgtcttttaactttcaaacaattaaaaacttataattttttttaaaaaaatgatcgAACTctatattttacctttttaaaagtaaataattaataaaatcctattAGTGcgataattaaaatattactccttcataaataaatacaaattaGTTAAAGATATCAAATTAATAAAAGTGCATAACAAGGAAGACAAATGAACTAAGACACGACCAATAACAAGTGAAGATATAAATTCGCAATACTATGTCTCATTATTAGAGTTATGctcaatcttcatatttctatcgatgaatagaacttttatcattaatttgttaaataattttaaaggtCAACGATATTATTTAGGAAATTCGACACGTGATTTGCGTTAGAACTGTTAGGCGAGCCTCGAACGTTGGACGTTATGCGTGTTTAGGGTGCACGGTTGGGCGCTTGGGGCGTAAGCCTCACAAAACTAAGCCCCATACATGAGCCCCATGGCGTTTTGCAAGTGCCCCGCCCAGGGACGAGCTCCGGACAAGTCCGagaaatgc
The sequence above is drawn from the Nicotiana tabacum cultivar K326 chromosome 13, ASM71507v2, whole genome shotgun sequence genome and encodes:
- the LOC107763202 gene encoding uncharacterized protein LOC107763202 encodes the protein MEVDTGNSCYIEKLPVERYTSTRETKKPPENNKSPPLFVNHAAIAWHENRRKWVGDLSMRSERVPKDPIISWSTTYEELLSTTEPFSEPIPLTEMVDFLVDIWHDEGLFD